The following are encoded together in the Neomonachus schauinslandi chromosome 15, ASM220157v2, whole genome shotgun sequence genome:
- the IFT20 gene encoding intraflagellar transport protein 20 homolog isoform X1 produces MEAMAKDILGEAGLHFDELNKLRVLDPEVTQQTIELKEECKDFVDKIGQFQKIVGGLIELVDQLAKEAENEKMKAIGARNLLKSIAKQREAQQQQLQALIAEKKMQLERYRVEYEALCKVEAEQNEFIDQFIFQK; encoded by the exons ATGGAAG CTATGGCCAAGGACATCCTGGGTGAAGCAGGGCTGCACTTTGATGAGCTGAACAAGCTGCGCGTGTTGGACCCTGAGGTTACCCAGCAGACCATAGAGCTCAAGGAAGAGTGCAAGGATTTTGTGGACA AAATTGGCCAGTTTCAGAAAATAGTTGGTGGTTTAATTGAGCTTGTTGACCAACTtgcaaaagaagcagaaaatgagaagatgaag GCCATTGGTGCTCGGAACTTGCTCAAATCTATAGCAAAACAGAGAGAAGCCCAACAGCAGCAACTCCAAGCACTAatagcagaaaagaaaatgcagcttGAAAG gtaTCGGGTTGAATATGAAGCTTTGTGTAAAGTAGAAGCAGAACAAAATGAATTTATCGaccaatttatttttcagaaatga
- the IFT20 gene encoding intraflagellar transport protein 20 homolog isoform X3 yields the protein MAKDILGEAGLHFDELNKLRVLDPEVTQQTIELKEECKDFVDKIGQFQKIVGGLIELVDQLAKEAENEKMKVSG from the exons ATGGCCAAGGACATCCTGGGTGAAGCAGGGCTGCACTTTGATGAGCTGAACAAGCTGCGCGTGTTGGACCCTGAGGTTACCCAGCAGACCATAGAGCTCAAGGAAGAGTGCAAGGATTTTGTGGACA AAATTGGCCAGTTTCAGAAAATAGTTGGTGGTTTAATTGAGCTTGTTGACCAACTtgcaaaagaagcagaaaatgagaagatgaag gtaTCGGGTTGA
- the IFT20 gene encoding intraflagellar transport protein 20 homolog isoform X2, whose protein sequence is MAKDILGEAGLHFDELNKLRVLDPEVTQQTIELKEECKDFVDKIGQFQKIVGGLIELVDQLAKEAENEKMKAIGARNLLKSIAKQREAQQQQLQALIAEKKMQLERYRVEYEALCKVEAEQNEFIDQFIFQK, encoded by the exons ATGGCCAAGGACATCCTGGGTGAAGCAGGGCTGCACTTTGATGAGCTGAACAAGCTGCGCGTGTTGGACCCTGAGGTTACCCAGCAGACCATAGAGCTCAAGGAAGAGTGCAAGGATTTTGTGGACA AAATTGGCCAGTTTCAGAAAATAGTTGGTGGTTTAATTGAGCTTGTTGACCAACTtgcaaaagaagcagaaaatgagaagatgaag GCCATTGGTGCTCGGAACTTGCTCAAATCTATAGCAAAACAGAGAGAAGCCCAACAGCAGCAACTCCAAGCACTAatagcagaaaagaaaatgcagcttGAAAG gtaTCGGGTTGAATATGAAGCTTTGTGTAAAGTAGAAGCAGAACAAAATGAATTTATCGaccaatttatttttcagaaatga
- the TNFAIP1 gene encoding BTB/POZ domain-containing adapter for CUL3-mediated RhoA degradation protein 2 codes for MSGDTCLCPASGAKPKPSGFKGGGLGNKYVQLNVGGSLYYTTVRALTRHDTMLKAMFSGRMEVLTDKEGWILIDRCGKHFGTILNYLRDDTIILPQNRQEIKELMAEAKYYLIQGLVSVCQTALQDKKDSYQPVCNIPIITSLKEEERLIESSTKPVVKLLYNRSNNKYSYTSNSDDHLLKNIELFDKLSLRFNGRVLFIKDVIGDEICCWSFYGQGRKLAEVCCTSIVYATEKKQTKVEFPEARIYEETLNVLLYETPRVPDNSLLEATSRSRSQASPSEDEETFELRDRVRRIHVKRYSTYDDRQLGHQSTHRD; via the exons ATGTCAGGGGATACCTGTCTGTGCCCAGCCTCGGGGGCCAAGCCCAAGCCGAGCGGCTTCAAGGGAGGAGGCCTGGGCAACAAATACGTCCAGCTCAATGTGGGGGGCTCCCTGTACTACACCACTGTGCGGGCACTAACCCGGCACGACACCATGCTCAAGGCCATGTTCAGCGGGCGCATGGAGGTGCTGACTGACAAAGAAG GCTGGATCCTCATAGACCGATGTGGAAAGCACTTCGGCACCATTTTGAATTACCTCCGCGATGACACCATCATCCTCCCACAGAACCGGCAAGAAATCAAGGAACTGATGGCCGAGGCCAAGTATTACCTCATTCAGGGGCTGGTGAGCGTGTGCCAGACTGCGCTGCAG GACAAGAAGGACTCCTACCAGCCTGTGTGCAACATCCCCATCATCACCTCcctgaaagaggaagagaggctcATCGAATCCTCCACCAAG cccgTGGTGAAGCTCCTGTACAACAGAAGTAATAACAAGTATTCCTACACCAG CAACTCAGACGACCACCTGCTGAAAAACATCGAGCTATTCGACAAGCTCTCCCTGCGCTTCAACGGCCGCGTGCTCTTCATCAAGGACGTCATTGGCGATGAGATCTGCTGCTGGTCCTTCTACGGCCAGGGCCGCAAGCTGGCCGAGGTCTGCTGCACCTCCATCGTGTATGCCACGGAGAAGAAGCAGACCAAG GTGGAATTCCCAGAGGCCCGCATCTATGAGGAGACCCTGAATGTCCTGCTCTATGAGACTCCCCGAGTCCCTGACAACTCCTTATTGGAGGCCACCAGCCGGAGCCGCAGCCAGGCTTCCCCCAGTGAAGATGAAGAGACCTTCGAACTGCGGGACCGGGTCCGCCGTATCCATGTCAAACGCTATAGCACTTACGATGACCGGCAGCTCGGCCACCAGTCTACCCATCGCGACTGA